A region from the Gymnogyps californianus isolate 813 chromosome 14, ASM1813914v2, whole genome shotgun sequence genome encodes:
- the EFCAB9 gene encoding LOW QUALITY PROTEIN: EF-hand calcium-binding domain-containing protein 9 (The sequence of the model RefSeq protein was modified relative to this genomic sequence to represent the inferred CDS: substituted 1 base at 1 genomic stop codon) produces MKLKSGCFLQHLRLDGIYCLLSVSNAATLAEYFQLLDVHRKNYVNNLCFYCFLRXVTDLNKDQIMLLFDLLDRHARGRICFNEFHMVACILLSHKNHLEKQFIHRHAGPAFQLLDVDGDNMIDFNKFEAKRFLFSIQKEELKKIFKDFGISGDEQLNYREFKMFAVFCVDKQQQKEEGDGEWPPSRTSELLTD; encoded by the exons ATGAAGCTGAAATCTGGgtgttttctgcagcatctgCGTTTAGATGGAATATACTGCTTGTTGTCAGTAAGCAATGCTGCGACACTGGCAGAGTATTTCCAGCTCCTGGATGTTCATCGGAAGAATTATGTGAACA ATCTgtgcttttattgctttctcCGTTAGGTGACCGACCTGAATAAGGACCAGATCATGCTGCTGTTTGACTTGCTGGACCGACATGCGAGGGGGAGGATTTGCTTTAATGAGTTCCACATGGTGGCGTGCATCCTCCTGTCCCACAAG AACCATCTTGAAAAGCAGTTCATCCACCGGCACGCGGGGCCTGCCTTTCAACTGCTGGATGTAGACGGGGATAATATGATTGATTTTAACAAGTTTGAAGCCAAAAGGTTTCTCTTCAGCATCCAGAAAGAAGAACTTAAGAAGATATTCAAGGACTTTGGTATTTCTGGAGATGAG CAACTGAACTACAGGGAATTCAAGATGTTTGCAGTCTTCTGTGTtgacaaacaacaacaaaaagaggaaggggATGGTGAATGGCCTCCCAGCAGGACCAGCGAGCTCCTAACAGACTAA